Part of the Vibrio penaeicida genome is shown below.
CAGTGGCAGCAAAACCATAACTTAAACAGTGTCACCTTATCTCTCCCAAAAAAAGAATGGCTCGATTTCAAAGAGATAACCCTAAAACAGAACTTGACGATTCTACGTTCACGTATCGAAGAATTGGGTATAACGGAAGCGTCGGTTCAACGCCAAGGGGACAATTATATTCGAATTGAACTGCCTGGAATTCAAGATCCTTCCCAAGCCAAAAGCGTGATTGGCGCAACGGCGAGTTTGGCATTCCACGAAGTGCAGTCCGAAACGTCCGTTGGAAGAATCATTAATGCTCAGGAAGAAAATGGGAACAACGTAAGGCTGGTCGCGAAGCCAGTTGTGCAAGGGGAACACATCACGGATGCACGCGCAGGGCTCGATGAAATGGGTCGCTCAGTAGTGAACATTTCGCTCGATCTTGCTGGCGGGAGCCAAATCAGCGATTTTTCTGCCACTCACGTAGGTCAACCGATGGCAACGCTGTTTAGCGAATACATCACCGACAAACAGGGCAATCTAACCAAGAAAGATACCGTCATCAGCATCGCGACGATTCAGAGCCAGCTTGGCACGCGTTTTCAAATAACCGGTGCTGGCACCACACAAGAGGCGCAGGAATTAGCCTTGCTTTTGAGGGCAGGGTCTTTAACCGCGCCTGTCACAATTGTGGAAGAGCAATCCATTGGCGCAACATTGGGTGCTGAAAATATCGAGAACGGGTTTTCCGCTCTTGCACTGGGTATGAGTTTAACCTTGGCATTCATGGCGTTATGGTACCGGCGGCTAGGCTGGGTAGCCAACGTTGCGTTGCTCTGCAATATGGTGTGTTTGCTTGGTCTGATTGCTCTGATTCCAGGTGCCGCTTTAACCTTACCGGGCATTGCTGGGCTAGTGTTAACAGTCGGTATGGCAGTAGATACAAACGTACTAATCTTCGAACGCATCAAAGACAAACTCAGTGAAGGAAGAAGCTTTGCTCAATCTATCCACCTTGGGTTCAACAGTGCCGTTAGCACGATAATGGATGCCAACATTACCACGTTGATCACAGCAGCCGTTTTGTACTCAATAGGTAATGGTCCGGTTCAAGGTTTCGCGTTAACACTTGGTTTAGGCATTCTAACCAGTATGTTTACAGGCATCTTTTTGTCTCGATCCATCATCAATATGATTTGGGGGCAAGATGCCCGCCGAAACGTCAGAGTTTAGGAGCGCATCATGAATCTGAATAAAAACATGACTAACATTCGTCGCTGGACGGGGCTATTTTCATTGGTATTGGTCATTCTATCGGTGGGGATCATTGCCGCTCGCGGTTTGAACTTAGGTTTGGATTTTACTGGCGGTATGGTGAGCGAGTTTAGAGTATCCCCTACCCTTAGCCAACAAGACTTAAACAACGCACTTAGCCCTGTGGTGGGCGACACGCTCTCGATGGTCAAAAGTGGAGAAGAAGGTCGATGGACGTTGCGCTACTCGGCAGAAAGTCAAGCGTCTATTGAGCAAGTGAATCAATCGCTTGCTCAACTCGACAACCACGCTGAGATCATCAGCAGTAGCATGATAGGTGCACAGGTTGGAGATGAATTGTTCGATCAAGGTGGCATGGCGATTTTCATCAGCATGCTATGCATTATGGCGTATCTGTGTTTTCGATTTGAATGGCGTTTAGCCAGCGGGGCGCTCTTCGCTCTGTTTCACGATGTGATTGTGGTTTTAGGCTTCTTTGCCCTGACACAGCAGGAATTCAACCTCACGGTTTTCGCAGCAATTTTAGCGATTTTGGGGTATTCATTGAATGATTCGATCATCATCGCCGACCGCAT
Proteins encoded:
- the secD gene encoding protein translocase subunit SecD; this encodes MSSSRTRAKAPERLNHYSIWKYVVLFTAIVLLALSALPSWYGEKPALLIEQTHNELSLDAVARHLKQHNIDVREVTQRDTQLTLLFENEHDQTQAKNVLKPLLSKESQLTLAYQSVAPAWLSELGFAPVDLGLDLRGGVQFLLKVDVDTALAEKQQALVDEIKTTARKLHIRGIQVHASSEKGVTFKTRNDNATTQLSEQLRDAFPQWQQNHNLNSVTLSLPKKEWLDFKEITLKQNLTILRSRIEELGITEASVQRQGDNYIRIELPGIQDPSQAKSVIGATASLAFHEVQSETSVGRIINAQEENGNNVRLVAKPVVQGEHITDARAGLDEMGRSVVNISLDLAGGSQISDFSATHVGQPMATLFSEYITDKQGNLTKKDTVISIATIQSQLGTRFQITGAGTTQEAQELALLLRAGSLTAPVTIVEEQSIGATLGAENIENGFSALALGMSLTLAFMALWYRRLGWVANVALLCNMVCLLGLIALIPGAALTLPGIAGLVLTVGMAVDTNVLIFERIKDKLSEGRSFAQSIHLGFNSAVSTIMDANITTLITAAVLYSIGNGPVQGFALTLGLGILTSMFTGIFLSRSIINMIWGQDARRNVRV
- the secF gene encoding protein translocase subunit SecF, producing MNLNKNMTNIRRWTGLFSLVLVILSVGIIAARGLNLGLDFTGGMVSEFRVSPTLSQQDLNNALSPVVGDTLSMVKSGEEGRWTLRYSAESQASIEQVNQSLAQLDNHAEIISSSMIGAQVGDELFDQGGMAIFISMLCIMAYLCFRFEWRLASGALFALFHDVIVVLGFFALTQQEFNLTVFAAILAILGYSLNDSIIIADRIREQILVKTNWSTSDVINSAVASTFSRTMVTSGTTLVTVGSLWLMGGSPLQGFASAMFIGIVSGTWSSISIATVFPEMCELKAKHYIPAEMDTNP